In Paracoccus fistulariae, a single window of DNA contains:
- a CDS encoding aminotransferase class IV family protein, with protein sequence MQIRVPGPIPADLTVIETMRGTASGAIAHWPLHLARLGRNCAAVGFALDEDAVGRALAALRFTDVSRVRLTVDAAGRVEASCHPLPRNPQVWQVVLSDQRLGSGDPWLRIKTSHRPVYDAARAAMPAGMDEAILLNERGELCEGTITNLFLRREGRLLTPPLSSGLLPGILRQVLLESGAAREAVLYPEDLKTGRLIMGNALRGMIGAELHGLD encoded by the coding sequence ATGCAAATCCGCGTTCCTGGGCCGATCCCCGCAGATCTGACCGTCATTGAAACCATGCGCGGTACCGCGTCGGGCGCGATTGCGCATTGGCCGCTGCATCTGGCGCGGCTTGGCCGGAACTGCGCGGCTGTCGGCTTTGCGCTGGATGAGGATGCGGTGGGCCGCGCGCTGGCGGCGCTGCGGTTCACCGATGTCAGCCGGGTCCGGCTGACCGTCGATGCGGCGGGCAGGGTCGAGGCCAGTTGCCATCCCCTGCCGCGCAACCCGCAGGTCTGGCAGGTCGTCCTGTCCGATCAGCGGCTGGGCAGCGGGGATCCCTGGCTGCGGATCAAGACCTCGCATCGACCGGTCTATGACGCGGCCCGCGCGGCAATGCCCGCAGGCATGGATGAAGCGATTTTGCTGAATGAGCGCGGTGAACTCTGCGAAGGCACGATCACCAACCTGTTCCTGCGCCGCGAGGGCAGGCTGCTGACCCCGCCGCTGTCATCCGGGCTGTTGCCGGGCATCCTGCGGCAGGTATTGCTGGAATCGGGCGCCGCGCGTGAGGCGGTGCTGTATCCCGAAGATCTGAAAACCGGCAGGCTGATCATGGGCAACGCGCTTCGCGGCATGATCGGCGCAGAGCTTCACGGGCTGGATTGA